The following are from one region of the Cyanobium gracile PCC 6307 genome:
- a CDS encoding DUF4269 domain-containing protein, translated as MRIPYEQAIERLGLLANLCSFDPIVIGTLPLGIDVSSSDIDIACYCDDLDRFAKFTTRQYESQDCFQARHGIFQEHASIVVDFKALEWDVDIFCQPIPTAKQWGVRHFRIEQRLLALSPGLRSTVTELKRSGLKTEPAFAKALGLSGEPYGTILGLEQCDDRELLALSAIH; from the coding sequence ATGCGAATCCCTTACGAACAAGCCATTGAGAGGCTTGGCCTGCTTGCCAACCTGTGTTCATTCGACCCAATAGTGATCGGAACGCTGCCGCTTGGAATTGATGTTTCCAGCAGCGATATCGACATTGCTTGTTATTGTGACGATCTTGACCGATTCGCAAAATTCACAACGCGTCAGTATGAATCGCAAGATTGCTTTCAAGCTCGACACGGAATTTTTCAAGAGCATGCATCTATTGTTGTTGATTTCAAGGCACTTGAATGGGATGTTGATATCTTCTGCCAACCCATTCCGACAGCCAAGCAGTGGGGCGTACGGCATTTTCGGATCGAACAGCGGTTGCTCGCTTTGTCTCCTGGCCTGAGGTCAACCGTGACGGAATTGAAACGTTCTGGCTTGAAAACTGAACCTGCGTTCGCCAAAGCTCTTGGATTGTCCGGTGAGCCTTATGGGACAATTCTAGGACTTGAACAATGCGACGACCGTGAGTTGTTGGCACTATCTGCAATACATTGA
- a CDS encoding VOC family protein — protein MTFTRLLTNLCSDRLGESRDFYVSLLGFKVNYDSDWYVQLRSPNHPALELGLIARSSELVPPPFQQAPAGMVITFVVPDVDAVYAKALSLGLSILQEPRNEFYGQRRFLTVDPNGCLIDIGSPC, from the coding sequence ATGACCTTCACGCGATTGCTGACCAACCTCTGCTCCGACCGTCTGGGCGAGAGTCGCGATTTCTATGTCTCGCTCCTCGGGTTCAAGGTGAACTACGACAGCGACTGGTACGTCCAGTTGCGCTCCCCCAACCATCCGGCGCTTGAGCTTGGCCTCATCGCCCGATCCAGTGAGCTGGTTCCGCCGCCCTTTCAGCAGGCGCCTGCCGGGATGGTCATCACCTTCGTGGTTCCTGACGTCGATGCTGTGTACGCCAAGGCCCTGTCCCTGGGGCTTTCGATCCTGCAGGAGCCCAGGAACGAGTTCTACGGCCAGCGCCGCTTCCTGACCGTCGATCCGAACGGCTGCCTCATCGACATCGGCAGCCCCTGCTGA
- a CDS encoding SDR family NAD(P)-dependent oxidoreductase gives MPSAPTRRQRRFLERFGPWAVVTGASSGIGRSLACRLADSGLNLVLVARDWPRLETLAASLIASHGVQVQVVAVDLAREDHLAAIRRVTDPLDVGLLVASAGFGSAGPFLDADITSETEMLMVNGRAVLQACHHFGGRLRERGRGGLVLLSSIAAFQGMPYAAHYAATKAYVQTLAEALHEELRADGVHVLAAAPGPTHSGFAARAGMALGMALEPDAIAPEILAALGRQATVLPGALSKLLRWSLVPLPRWARVSIMGTVMQGMALH, from the coding sequence ATGCCATCCGCCCCGACCCGCCGCCAGCGGCGTTTCCTGGAACGCTTTGGACCCTGGGCCGTCGTCACCGGGGCCTCCTCCGGCATCGGCCGCTCCCTGGCCTGCCGCCTGGCCGACTCTGGCCTGAACCTGGTGCTCGTGGCCCGCGATTGGCCCAGGCTCGAAACCCTGGCGGCCAGCCTCATCGCTAGCCACGGCGTGCAGGTGCAGGTCGTCGCCGTGGACCTGGCCCGGGAGGACCACCTCGCGGCGATCCGCCGGGTCACGGACCCCCTGGATGTGGGCCTGCTGGTGGCCTCCGCCGGCTTCGGCAGCGCCGGCCCCTTCCTGGACGCCGACATCACCAGCGAAACCGAGATGCTGATGGTCAACGGCCGGGCGGTGCTGCAGGCCTGTCACCACTTCGGCGGCCGCCTGCGGGAGCGGGGCCGCGGCGGCCTGGTGCTGCTCAGTTCGATCGCCGCCTTCCAGGGCATGCCCTATGCGGCCCATTACGCGGCCACCAAGGCCTATGTGCAGACCCTCGCCGAAGCCCTGCATGAGGAGCTCCGGGCGGACGGGGTCCATGTGCTGGCCGCGGCGCCCGGGCCCACCCACAGCGGTTTCGCCGCCCGGGCCGGCATGGCGCTGGGGATGGCCCTGGAGCCTGATGCGATCGCGCCGGAGATCCTCGCGGCCCTCGGTCGCCAGGCCACGGTGCTGCCGGGCGCGCTCTCCAAGCTCCTCAGATGGTCGCTTGTGCCCCTGCCGCGCTGGGCGCGGGTGAGCATCATGGGCACGGTGATGCAGGGCATGGCCCTCCACTGA
- a CDS encoding bile acid:sodium symporter family protein, which produces MQSSVFTTVLLPVALAIVMLGMGLSLVPEDFRRITRYPRAVAVGTVCQCLVLPLLGALIALVVPMEPVMAVGLVVVAVCPGGPSSNLMTYLARGDVALSVTLTAVSSIITVFTIPLSTNLALQHFLGEGAAIALPIGTTMLQIVLITLLPTAIGMAIRHRFPAVARRLEKQMGRLAGGLLALIILLLFIREAGKLPGFLAQMGLAIALLNLLAMLAGFLAGKLFRLPVAQQVCIAIEVGIQNGTLAIAITAGLLNNPDMAVPAAVYSLLMYVFGFGAVLCGRRLIPAARRA; this is translated from the coding sequence ATGCAGAGCAGCGTCTTCACCACCGTCCTGCTGCCGGTGGCGCTGGCCATCGTCATGCTGGGCATGGGCCTCAGCCTGGTGCCCGAGGACTTCCGGCGCATCACCCGCTACCCCAGGGCGGTCGCGGTGGGCACGGTCTGCCAGTGCCTGGTGTTGCCGCTGCTGGGGGCCCTGATCGCCCTGGTGGTGCCGATGGAGCCCGTGATGGCGGTGGGTCTGGTGGTCGTGGCCGTCTGCCCGGGCGGGCCGTCGTCGAACCTGATGACCTACCTGGCCCGGGGCGACGTGGCCCTGTCGGTGACCCTGACGGCCGTCAGCAGCATCATCACGGTGTTCACGATTCCGCTGTCCACCAATCTGGCCCTCCAGCATTTCCTGGGGGAGGGGGCCGCGATCGCCCTGCCGATCGGCACCACCATGCTGCAGATCGTGCTGATCACTCTGCTGCCGACGGCCATTGGCATGGCCATCCGGCATCGCTTCCCAGCGGTAGCCCGGCGCCTGGAGAAGCAGATGGGGCGGCTGGCCGGGGGCCTGCTGGCGCTGATCATCCTGCTGCTGTTCATCCGCGAAGCCGGCAAGCTGCCGGGCTTTCTGGCGCAGATGGGACTGGCCATCGCGTTGCTCAACCTGCTGGCCATGCTGGCGGGCTTTCTGGCGGGAAAGCTGTTCCGCCTGCCCGTGGCCCAGCAGGTGTGCATCGCGATCGAAGTGGGGATTCAGAACGGAACCCTGGCGATCGCCATCACCGCCGGTCTGCTCAACAACCCCGACATGGCGGTGCCGGCGGCGGTCTACAGCCTGCTGATGTATGTGTTCGGCTTTGGTGCGGTCCTCTGCGGCCGGCGCCTGATCCCTGCGGCCCGCCGGGCGTGA
- a CDS encoding GLTT repeat protein, which produces MPDPDAPETPPTGGPPPSSGPSACGGRPKIVAIGIAPLGIISIGIVPMGVISIGVVPMGVLSLGAVAMGVINASVVGMGILIAGVNVMGVWWVGMEGMGPYRLGSPSGQVHHHSRDHDQSQGQQNLYAYPSREEALRKAKELGCEGAHAMGSLWMPCAEHPTP; this is translated from the coding sequence ATGCCTGATCCGGACGCGCCGGAGACCCCTCCCACCGGCGGCCCCCCTCCCTCAAGTGGCCCCTCAGCCTGCGGTGGCCGGCCGAAGATCGTGGCCATCGGCATCGCCCCCCTGGGCATCATCTCGATCGGCATCGTGCCCATGGGGGTGATCAGCATCGGCGTCGTGCCGATGGGCGTGCTGAGCCTGGGGGCGGTGGCGATGGGGGTGATCAACGCCTCCGTGGTGGGGATGGGCATCCTCATCGCCGGCGTCAACGTGATGGGCGTCTGGTGGGTGGGGATGGAAGGGATGGGGCCCTACCGGCTGGGAAGCCCGAGCGGCCAGGTGCACCACCACAGCCGTGACCACGACCAAAGCCAGGGCCAGCAGAACCTCTACGCCTATCCCAGCCGCGAAGAAGCCCTGAGGAAGGCGAAGGAACTCGGCTGCGAAGGGGCCCATGCCATGGGCTCCCTCTGGATGCCCTGCGCGGAACATCCGACCCCCTGA
- a CDS encoding GNAT family N-acetyltransferase, producing MIRAYEPGDWPAVWAVLEPVFRAGETFPHDPAIDSDAARQAWVGAVAATFVATDADGTILGTYYLRPNQPCLGAHVANAGYVVAEAARGRGVGHALCRHSQEEARRRGFTAMQFNLVVSTNTAGVAAWSRNGFRTIGRLPGAFRHPRLGEVDALVMFKTLA from the coding sequence ATGATCCGGGCGTACGAACCTGGCGACTGGCCGGCGGTGTGGGCGGTGCTGGAACCGGTGTTCCGGGCCGGCGAAACCTTCCCCCACGACCCGGCCATCGACAGCGACGCCGCCCGTCAGGCCTGGGTGGGGGCCGTCGCCGCCACCTTCGTGGCCACCGATGCGGACGGCACGATCCTGGGCACCTACTATCTGCGGCCCAACCAGCCGTGCCTGGGGGCTCACGTGGCCAACGCCGGCTATGTGGTGGCCGAAGCCGCCCGGGGCCGGGGGGTGGGCCATGCCCTCTGCCGCCACTCCCAGGAGGAGGCCCGGCGGCGGGGCTTCACGGCGATGCAGTTCAACCTGGTGGTGAGCACCAACACCGCCGGCGTGGCCGCCTGGAGTCGCAACGGCTTCCGCACCATCGGCCGGCTGCCGGGGGCCTTCCGCCATCCCCGCCTGGGGGAGGTGGATGCCCTGGTGATGTTCAAGACCCTGGCCTGA
- a CDS encoding sulfite exporter TauE/SafE family protein: MALLLLMAGGGALIGFLLAVLGAGGSILLLPLLISGAGLTTREAVPLSLLAVTLLAVANAGPYLRRRQVAPRPALVLGLPALAGSWIGGSLVKQGLIPEPVQLAVFAVAALVAAWLLSRRRRGAGGGRQASESRRPGGVVALAGQGVLVGLLTGIAGVGGGFAIVPALVLLAGLPMPLASGTSLVLIATNSLVALGALGHWPAAGLPLLAPLIGGGLVGAIGGQALAPHLSDRHLRQGFAALLVGSALLTGAEAVQRQRSPSAASPPTHAVSLQR; encoded by the coding sequence ATGGCCCTGCTGCTGCTGATGGCCGGCGGGGGTGCCCTGATCGGCTTCCTGCTGGCGGTGCTCGGGGCCGGCGGCTCGATCCTGCTGCTGCCCCTGCTGATCAGCGGCGCCGGACTGACCACCCGTGAGGCGGTGCCCCTTTCGCTCCTGGCGGTGACCCTGCTGGCGGTGGCCAACGCCGGCCCCTACCTGCGGCGGCGCCAGGTGGCGCCCCGGCCCGCCCTGGTCCTGGGGCTGCCGGCCCTGGCCGGCAGCTGGATCGGCGGCTCCCTCGTCAAGCAGGGGCTGATCCCGGAGCCGGTGCAGCTGGCCGTGTTCGCCGTCGCCGCCCTGGTGGCCGCCTGGCTGCTCTCACGCCGGCGGCGCGGCGCCGGGGGCGGCAGACAGGCCAGCGAATCCCGGCGGCCCGGTGGGGTCGTGGCCCTGGCGGGCCAGGGGGTACTGGTGGGCCTGCTCACCGGCATCGCCGGCGTGGGCGGCGGCTTCGCCATCGTGCCCGCCCTGGTGCTGCTGGCCGGTCTGCCGATGCCCCTGGCCAGCGGCACCAGCCTGGTGCTGATCGCCACCAACAGCCTGGTGGCCCTGGGGGCCCTCGGGCACTGGCCGGCGGCCGGCCTGCCGTTGCTGGCCCCCCTGATCGGTGGCGGCCTGGTGGGCGCCATCGGCGGCCAGGCCCTGGCCCCCCACCTCTCCGACCGGCACCTGCGCCAGGGCTTCGCCGCCCTGCTGGTCGGTTCGGCCCTGCTCACGGGTGCCGAAGCCGTCCAGCGCCAGCGCAGCCCCAGCGCCGCCAGTCCCCCCACCCACGCCGTTTCCCTCCAGCGATGA
- a CDS encoding ArsR/SmtB family transcription factor codes for MGVVGPGSIPSPELLEEFSQFFRLLSEPARLQLLCHLRQGSCDVASLIEATGFSQSHISRQLSQLLRAGLVSCERDGVRLIYRADAELVEELCDLVQKRMKQRLQQQLDQLQTA; via the coding sequence ATGGGGGTTGTCGGCCCCGGATCGATTCCCAGCCCGGAGCTGCTGGAGGAGTTCAGCCAGTTCTTCCGGCTGCTGAGCGAGCCCGCCCGGCTCCAACTCCTCTGCCATCTGCGCCAGGGTTCCTGTGATGTCGCCTCCCTGATCGAAGCCACCGGGTTCAGCCAGTCCCACATCAGCCGCCAGCTTTCCCAGCTGCTGCGGGCCGGCCTGGTGAGCTGTGAGCGCGACGGGGTCCGACTTATCTACCGGGCCGACGCCGAACTGGTGGAGGAGCTCTGCGACTTGGTCCAGAAGCGCATGAAGCAGCGCCTGCAGCAGCAGCTTGACCAGCTCCAGACCGCCTGA
- a CDS encoding cytochrome b/b6 domain-containing protein produces the protein MGPHPLWTRAFHGFNLLVLLLMAASGLEIYNANPVFGGRAGATVPEWLTLGGWLAGGRDWHFGVMGLYAANLGLWIGLLLHRRQRRLADGGDLGTLRRSASPPRRRLASHRITYTLMLIVLAFSLITGLAMYKPAQLWWLVSLFAVAEPAGFSSWQTLRVCHLATIPAIALLLVAHVGLSWRVGGLRLLRRMAL, from the coding sequence ATGGGCCCCCATCCCCTGTGGACCAGGGCTTTCCACGGGTTCAACCTGCTGGTGCTGCTGCTGATGGCCGCCAGCGGCCTGGAGATCTACAACGCCAACCCGGTGTTCGGCGGCCGGGCGGGGGCGACCGTGCCCGAGTGGCTCACCCTCGGGGGCTGGCTGGCCGGCGGCCGCGACTGGCACTTCGGCGTCATGGGGCTGTACGCCGCCAACCTGGGGCTCTGGATCGGCCTGCTGCTGCATCGGCGCCAGCGGCGCCTGGCCGACGGCGGCGATCTGGGCACCCTGCGCCGCAGCGCCAGTCCCCCAAGGCGCCGCCTGGCCAGCCACCGGATCACCTACACCCTGATGCTGATCGTGCTGGCCTTCAGCCTGATCACAGGCCTGGCCATGTACAAGCCGGCCCAGCTGTGGTGGCTGGTGTCGCTGTTCGCCGTCGCCGAACCGGCCGGCTTTTCCAGCTGGCAGACGCTGCGGGTGTGTCACCTGGCCACCATCCCCGCCATCGCCCTGCTGCTGGTGGCCCACGTGGGGCTCTCCTGGCGGGTGGGCGGCCTGCGGCTGCTGCGGCGCATGGCCCTGTGA
- a CDS encoding molybdopterin-dependent oxidoreductase: MGSADLPGRRRALGLLLSGGSSLLLGGCGLNRWSGTVGEATQPLNERIEALLQRKGPVPEFRRSQVEPAALLVNSFNGTPNLPPESYRLVVNGAVRRPLSLDLAALAALPQRECVIRHVCVEGWAAIVAWSGPRLADVLALAGPSPLGAYLAIRSADQYFETWDLASALHPQTLLATHMNGAPLPVANGAPVRLASPIKLGYKQSKWVTGLELMTTLGDRLGTWEDRGYEWFAGL; this comes from the coding sequence ATGGGCAGCGCCGATCTTCCCGGCCGTCGCCGCGCCCTCGGCCTGCTGCTCTCCGGCGGCTCCTCCCTGCTGCTGGGCGGCTGTGGCCTCAACCGCTGGAGCGGGACGGTGGGCGAGGCCACCCAGCCGCTGAACGAGCGGATCGAGGCCCTGCTGCAGAGGAAGGGGCCGGTGCCGGAGTTCCGGCGCAGTCAGGTGGAGCCGGCCGCCCTGCTGGTCAACAGCTTCAACGGCACGCCCAACCTCCCGCCCGAGAGCTACCGGCTCGTCGTCAACGGAGCGGTGCGCCGCCCCCTGAGCCTCGATCTGGCCGCCCTGGCCGCCCTGCCCCAGCGGGAGTGCGTCATCCGCCATGTCTGCGTGGAGGGCTGGGCGGCGATCGTCGCCTGGTCGGGCCCGCGGCTGGCCGATGTGCTGGCCCTGGCCGGCCCCTCTCCCCTCGGGGCCTATCTGGCGATCCGCTCCGCCGACCAGTACTTCGAAACCTGGGACCTGGCCTCCGCCCTGCACCCCCAGACCCTGCTCGCCACCCACATGAACGGGGCGCCGCTGCCCGTGGCCAACGGCGCCCCCGTGCGGCTGGCGAGCCCCATCAAGCTCGGCTACAAGCAGAGCAAGTGGGTCACCGGCCTGGAGCTGATGACAACCCTCGGCGACCGCCTCGGCACCTGGGAGGACAGGGGCTACGAGTGGTTCGCCGGACTGTGA
- a CDS encoding DM13 domain-containing protein, which yields MNRSPRTVISGALTLVAAAAFSGTVLPARSLGLPQVEPITPALGSVAQAMAKASGSFRKAEAPVSGGFTISQQGGKTVLTLSGDFKTNDMAPDLWVAFSPTATPLAMSKAPAFPLKPGSYTLLSKLKSSKGSQSYVIPASIDLKAQKSVLIWCQKFNATMAWAPLKP from the coding sequence ATGAACCGCTCCCCCCGCACCGTTATCAGCGGCGCCCTCACCCTGGTGGCGGCGGCAGCCTTCTCCGGTACCGTCCTCCCCGCCCGCAGCCTCGGCCTCCCCCAGGTCGAGCCGATCACCCCCGCCCTCGGTTCGGTGGCCCAGGCCATGGCGAAGGCCAGCGGCAGCTTCCGCAAGGCGGAGGCCCCCGTGAGCGGTGGCTTCACGATCAGCCAGCAGGGCGGCAAGACGGTGCTCACCCTCAGCGGCGACTTCAAGACCAACGACATGGCCCCCGATCTCTGGGTGGCCTTCAGCCCCACCGCCACGCCCCTGGCGATGAGCAAGGCCCCCGCCTTTCCCCTCAAGCCCGGCAGCTACACGCTGCTCTCGAAGCTGAAATCCAGCAAGGGATCCCAGAGCTACGTGATCCCCGCCTCGATCGACCTCAAGGCCCAGAAATCGGTGCTGATCTGGTGCCAGAAGTTCAACGCCACCATGGCCTGGGCGCCCCTCAAGCCCTGA
- a CDS encoding sigma-70 family RNA polymerase sigma factor, with product MNPSDAEAPPRRPPLRGALAAASGEGADLAALYDSCSGPVYRLALRLCRSNQEAEDLTHDVFLRYWQQGRYDPSRGPVLAYLLLLTRSMAINRLNQRANRWQLVQRWSEHLFPAAVPTPHDRAESEDLAERVRVALAAIPANQRQVLEMAYYEGLSQSAIGALLELPLGTVKTRARQGLIRLRALLHDSPAQP from the coding sequence GTGAACCCCTCCGACGCCGAAGCTCCCCCCCGCCGTCCACCCCTACGGGGCGCCCTCGCGGCGGCATCCGGCGAGGGCGCCGATCTGGCCGCCCTCTACGACAGCTGCAGCGGTCCGGTGTATCGCCTGGCCCTGCGGCTGTGCCGCTCGAACCAGGAGGCCGAGGACCTCACCCATGACGTCTTCCTGCGCTACTGGCAGCAGGGGCGCTACGACCCGTCCCGGGGGCCGGTGCTGGCCTATCTGCTGCTGTTGACGCGCTCGATGGCCATCAACCGGCTCAACCAGCGCGCCAACCGCTGGCAGCTGGTGCAACGCTGGTCGGAGCACCTGTTTCCAGCGGCCGTGCCCACGCCCCACGACCGTGCCGAGTCCGAGGATCTGGCCGAGAGGGTCCGGGTTGCCCTGGCGGCGATCCCCGCCAACCAGCGCCAGGTGCTGGAGATGGCCTACTACGAAGGGCTGAGCCAGTCGGCGATCGGGGCGCTGCTGGAGCTGCCCCTCGGCACCGTCAAGACCCGCGCCCGCCAGGGCCTGATCCGCCTGCGCGCCCTCCTCCACGATTCGCCCGCCCAGCCATGA
- a CDS encoding anti-sigma factor domain-containing protein, which yields MTPDAIPTPEAAGIDALLAGHALGDLEEAEREQLALLLRERPELRQRLEEFSTTLELLPLALPATAVPPPALRRRLLQPGSRPRPWRLWVVPSLLAAGLLVLAGELHQTRQQLAGLQRQLSPAALTDPRLLPLQAVQPGQKAVGEVLVTGNRTHNLLTLSHLPPLPPQRTYRLWATVAGRTVGCVHFVPNARGQVAMPIPLSPTSEASAVSVSVEGDPNGPAPRGPMLLTSSL from the coding sequence ATGACACCCGACGCCATCCCCACCCCCGAGGCCGCCGGCATCGACGCCCTCCTCGCCGGCCATGCCCTGGGGGACCTCGAGGAGGCCGAGCGGGAGCAGCTGGCGCTGCTGCTGCGGGAGCGGCCCGAGCTGCGCCAGCGGCTGGAGGAGTTCAGCACCACCCTGGAGCTGCTGCCCCTGGCGCTGCCGGCCACGGCGGTCCCGCCTCCCGCGCTGCGCCGGCGCCTTCTGCAGCCCGGCTCCCGTCCGCGGCCCTGGCGCCTCTGGGTGGTGCCCTCCCTGCTGGCGGCCGGCCTGCTGGTGCTGGCCGGTGAACTGCACCAGACCCGCCAGCAGCTGGCGGGTCTGCAGCGGCAGCTGTCGCCGGCGGCCCTCACCGATCCGCGCCTGTTGCCGCTGCAGGCCGTCCAGCCCGGCCAGAAGGCGGTCGGTGAGGTGCTGGTCACCGGCAACCGCACCCACAACCTGCTGACCCTCAGCCACCTCCCCCCCCTGCCGCCGCAGCGCACCTACCGCCTCTGGGCCACCGTGGCCGGGAGGACCGTCGGTTGCGTCCATTTCGTGCCCAATGCCCGCGGCCAGGTGGCCATGCCCATCCCCCTCTCCCCCACCAGCGAGGCCAGCGCCGTCAGCGTCAGCGTCGAAGGCGACCCCAACGGCCCGGCGCCCAGGGGCCCGATGCTGCTCACCAGCTCCCTCTGA
- a CDS encoding cupin domain-containing protein, which yields MAPAPIPTQLHADPGQRVVVESGSLPWYPSPLAGVERRPLERDGGEVARATSIVRYAPGSRFAPHGHDGGEEFLVLEGVFSDEQGDYAPGTYVRNPVGSAHAPFSEAGCTILVKLRQMDPADQTRVVIDTGSSTFVPGLVPGLTVLPLHGFGTEQVALVRWEPGTRFPLHAHPGGEEIFVLEGVFEDEQGAYPAGTWLRNPPGSRHAPFSSDGCLIWVKTGHLDQGLAAPQG from the coding sequence ATGGCCCCCGCCCCCATCCCCACCCAGCTCCATGCCGATCCAGGCCAGAGGGTCGTCGTCGAAAGCGGCTCCCTGCCCTGGTATCCCTCACCCCTGGCCGGGGTGGAGCGGCGCCCGCTGGAGCGCGACGGCGGGGAGGTCGCCCGGGCCACTTCGATCGTCCGCTACGCCCCCGGAAGCCGATTCGCCCCCCATGGGCACGACGGCGGCGAGGAGTTCCTCGTGCTCGAGGGGGTCTTCTCCGACGAGCAGGGTGACTACGCTCCCGGCACCTACGTCCGCAACCCGGTCGGCTCCGCCCATGCCCCCTTCAGTGAGGCCGGCTGCACCATCCTGGTGAAACTCCGCCAGATGGATCCGGCCGACCAGACGCGGGTCGTGATCGACACCGGCTCCTCCACCTTCGTGCCCGGCCTGGTGCCCGGCCTGACCGTGCTGCCCCTGCACGGCTTCGGCACCGAACAGGTGGCCCTGGTGCGCTGGGAGCCCGGAACCCGCTTCCCCCTCCACGCCCATCCAGGGGGCGAGGAGATCTTCGTGCTTGAGGGGGTCTTCGAGGACGAGCAGGGGGCCTACCCGGCCGGGACCTGGCTGCGCAACCCGCCCGGCAGTCGCCATGCGCCCTTCAGCAGCGACGGTTGCCTGATCTGGGTCAAGACGGGCCACCTCGACCAGGGTCTGGCCGCGCCGCAGGGCTGA
- a CDS encoding metal ABC transporter permease, producing MAGTSTLVELLQLPFMQRALLGGLLSGALGGVLGSFAVLRQLSFFSDALGHSALLGITLGLLLGIDPTLVLIPFAVLFALMTNQLVQRSKLPADALLNIVYSSSLAMAVVALSLLRVYKGGIQQLLFGDILGVTWLDLALIGVLLIVTTGYLTLTRRDQVLLTLDEPLARSRGIAVSLHRLLFLVLLAVVVAISVKAVGVLLISAFVVIPACASRLVSRRFGTYVVLSAGLGASGAVLGLLVSAAFALPSGPCVVIAQLVAFLVALAVAPLRGRAATP from the coding sequence ATGGCTGGGACTTCGACCCTGGTGGAGCTGCTGCAGCTTCCCTTCATGCAGCGGGCCCTCCTGGGCGGCCTGCTCAGCGGCGCCCTTGGTGGTGTGCTGGGCAGCTTCGCCGTGCTGCGCCAGCTCTCCTTCTTCAGCGACGCCCTCGGCCATTCCGCCCTGCTCGGCATCACCCTGGGCCTGCTGCTGGGCATCGATCCCACCCTGGTGCTGATCCCCTTCGCGGTGCTGTTCGCCCTGATGACGAACCAGCTGGTGCAACGCAGCAAGCTGCCGGCCGATGCCCTGCTGAACATCGTCTATTCCTCTTCGCTCGCCATGGCCGTGGTGGCCCTGAGCCTGCTGCGCGTCTACAAGGGCGGCATCCAGCAGCTCCTGTTCGGCGACATCCTGGGGGTCACCTGGCTCGACCTGGCCCTGATCGGGGTCCTGCTCATCGTCACCACCGGCTACCTCACCCTCACCCGGCGCGACCAGGTGCTGCTCACCCTCGATGAACCCCTCGCCCGCTCCCGGGGCATCGCCGTCTCCCTGCACCGGCTGCTGTTCCTGGTCCTGCTGGCCGTGGTGGTGGCCATCTCCGTCAAGGCGGTGGGGGTGCTGCTGATCAGCGCCTTCGTGGTCATCCCCGCCTGTGCCTCGCGGCTGGTGAGCCGGCGCTTCGGGACCTACGTGGTCCTCTCCGCCGGACTGGGGGCCAGCGGCGCCGTGCTCGGCCTGCTGGTGTCGGCCGCCTTCGCGCTGCCTTCCGGCCCCTGCGTCGTGATCGCCCAGCTGGTGGCCTTCCTGGTCGCCCTGGCGGTGGCCCCGCTGCGGGGCCGGGCGGCGACCCCCTGA
- a CDS encoding AbrB family transcriptional regulator, whose protein sequence is MLKGADLLAKVKELGDASKSDLVRSCGYVSTKKDGNERLNFTAFYEALLDAKGINLGDGVGKAATKAGRKLGYTAKVQFNGNLLVGKAYTAMLGLEPGDEFEIKLGRKAIRLVPVGGSDDDE, encoded by the coding sequence ATGCTCAAAGGTGCCGATCTGCTCGCCAAGGTAAAAGAGCTGGGCGATGCTTCGAAGTCCGATCTGGTGCGCAGCTGCGGCTACGTGAGCACCAAGAAGGACGGCAACGAGCGCCTGAACTTCACGGCCTTCTACGAGGCCCTTCTCGATGCCAAGGGAATCAACCTCGGCGACGGCGTCGGCAAGGCGGCCACCAAGGCCGGCCGCAAGCTCGGCTATACCGCCAAGGTCCAGTTCAATGGCAACCTGTTGGTGGGCAAGGCCTACACCGCGATGCTGGGCCTCGAGCCGGGCGATGAATTCGAGATCAAGCTCGGTCGCAAGGCGATCCGACTGGTTCCCGTGGGCGGCTCCGACGACGACGAGTGA